TGGAGAAGGACCGCTCCTTCTCGGCCATGGACAGCGCGGTGCTGGAGGGCTACGTCCGGGCGATTTCGGGCACGTTCAAGGCGCTGAGCCTGAAATACCTCGTCTCTGGCCGGATCGACGGGATCGGGCAGAAGCATCTCACGATCGACCTGCACGACAGCGGATTCCCGATCTTCCAGGAGATCGTGACGATGGCGAATGACGCCGCGCAGGCGGGAAAGCACCTGGACGGCATGCCCGATGCGCTGCGGCTCAAGGACGAGATGGTGCGCCAGATCGTGGGCGAACGAGTGGTGCCGACGCGCCTGCAATATGCAATGTCGCAGCGGCTGTATTACGAGGCATTGCTGAAAGGCGGCATGTACTTCGCCCAGATGCATCCGCAGGCGCAGTTCATCGCCGACGTGTCGGGCGGGCGAAAGGGCTACCTCGTGCACTGGGCGGTCTATGACAGCCAATTGAACGTCCCCGTCGTCTACCTGATGGAGGTCGTGGATTCGGGGCGCAAGGCGCTGCCCTTGGACGAGCGCCGCTGGCCCGAAGCGCAGGCGCATCTGATGGCGCAGTCGGTGGGCGGGCTGAAGCTTCTGACAATCGCAAAGGGCTTCGACACCGATTTCGACGACCTTCATCCGAAGCGGCTGAGGCGGCTGCACCTCGGGCCGATGTATTCCTCGGCCTTCACACTTCAGACCGGGCCGATCCGCGAGGTTCTGGAGGAGGCGCGGTCACCCGTGGGGGAGGACTGGGCGCTTGCCTGGACGATCGAGGAACTGCTGAGCGAACGGGTCGAAGTCGAGAAAGGCTGGTTCTCGAGCGTCGAGCGCGAGGTCTTCAAGCTCGACCCGTTCTCAGGGCGCGGGGCGGAGACCGGCGCCACGCGGATCACACGGTCGCTGATCCTGCCGCAGCGTCCGTTCCAGGTGCTCGCGGAAATGGATCCGGCCGGGTTCCGGGACGTGCGTAAATTCGTGGTCGGAAAAGAGGGCCGGGTGCTTGTCTACGGCTGATGCCGCCCCGCGGGCTGCCTGCCCCCGGACCCCCAGAGGTATGTCGGCAATGAAGAAGATGTGTGAGGGAAATGAATGACGGCGCCGCGCAACGAGATGGAGCTGAAGGAAGACGAGATCCGGGCGCACTATGCGGCGGCGGCTTCGATGCTGGACGGCCTCGATCACGCGCCGCGGCTCGCCAAGGCGCAAGTCGTGGATCAGCCGCGCGAGCGATCGCCCGGAATCGGGGCGCGCCCGCGCTTCCGCTCGACGACACCTGGACTTGTGACCCGGTCGACGGCGCGGGCGGAGGGTGTACGGCTCATCGAGCGGATTGAGGGGATCGGCGGCGACGACCCGATCGTCGCGCCGGTCGAGGCCACCGTGTTGCAGGCGCTGCGGCGGGCGCTGGCGATCGCTCTGGCAATGGGCGAGGCGTTTTCCGACCAGACCGGGCTTACGGAACTGAAAAAGGCGAATCTCGAGAACCGGTTGCCGGCCGGGCGGAAGAACGAGTTTTCCGAACTGCTGGCGGCGGAGGCGCTGGCAGTCCTGTCGGTCTTCGCCAATGCGACGGCGTTTCTTTTGGCGGCGCACGCGACCGAAGAGACAGTCGAGATCGGCTCGGTCGAGGAGGTGCTGACGGACAATGCACAGCTTGCATTGCATGGCGCACTTTGGGAGCTGGATCAGGACGTCGCCTTGTTCGCGACCGAGGAGCCGAAGCTGGTGGCGACGGTTCTCGCATATGCCGAGCAGTTGATGGAGAAGGTGCGGCTGCGCGCGGATTCCGCATCGCGCCTCGAGGCCTTTACCGGCGCCAATTACCGGGTCGAGGCAGACGACTTCCCGATTTCGGGCTTCGAGCCTGCGCGGAAGGCGCGCGGCTCGGCGCTGGTCATGACGTTCAAGAAGCCGCACGAGGTCGTGGGCAACCACATCGCCAAGTACCAAGCGATGCGGCTTGCCAAGATGCTGATGGCCTATGATTTCGAGCGGAAGCTCAACCCCTTCGCTGAGCTGGGCGGTTTCATCTTCACCTTCATGGGCGACGGCAAGCCGGGGACGGGAAAGACGACGCTGATCCAGATGATGGCGGGGCTGCTGAACGACTACTGCAAGGTGGCGGGCTATCCGTTCCGCTTCGCCAACCTCTCCATCGACAATGTGGATTCGTACCAGGGCAAGTCGGGGCAGAACGCCAAGGCGTTCATCAACAACGTGATGGACCCCGCCGTGATCGGCTTCGGCACGGTCGACGACATCGACCAGGTGGCGGGCAAGCGCGGCGACCGGCAGTCCTCGGCGGGCCAGCAGGAGATCACGGCGGTGCTGATGGAGGCGTTCGCCGGGGCAAACACGGTCGTGCGGGGGAACTGCACGTTCGGGATGTTCTCGAACTACCCGGAAAACGTGGACGACGCGTTGCGCCAGCGGGCGGGAGCGCGGTTTCTGGTCGATGGCCCCCAGACGCGCGAGGATTACATCGACATCCTCGCGCTTCTGCTGGGGAAGAACCACCAGATCGCGCTGGGGGAGCACGAGCTCTATGCGGCGCAGGAGATAAAGCGGGCGGTGGCTGAGAGCTTCGAAAAGCATTCGCGGCCGATGGAGGATGTCTTGCAAAAGGTCTTTGATCAGGTTCGCGGCGAGATCGGGGAACTCGACACGATCGCCAAGCTCGGAACCTATCTCAAAGCGATCCAGGAGGCGGACGAGCGTTTCACCGGCC
The Defluviimonas aquaemixtae DNA segment above includes these coding regions:
- a CDS encoding AAA family ATPase, translating into MTAPRNEMELKEDEIRAHYAAAASMLDGLDHAPRLAKAQVVDQPRERSPGIGARPRFRSTTPGLVTRSTARAEGVRLIERIEGIGGDDPIVAPVEATVLQALRRALAIALAMGEAFSDQTGLTELKKANLENRLPAGRKNEFSELLAAEALAVLSVFANATAFLLAAHATEETVEIGSVEEVLTDNAQLALHGALWELDQDVALFATEEPKLVATVLAYAEQLMEKVRLRADSASRLEAFTGANYRVEADDFPISGFEPARKARGSALVMTFKKPHEVVGNHIAKYQAMRLAKMLMAYDFERKLNPFAELGGFIFTFMGDGKPGTGKTTLIQMMAGLLNDYCKVAGYPFRFANLSIDNVDSYQGKSGQNAKAFINNVMDPAVIGFGTVDDIDQVAGKRGDRQSSAGQQEITAVLMEAFAGANTVVRGNCTFGMFSNYPENVDDALRQRAGARFLVDGPQTREDYIDILALLLGKNHQIALGEHELYAAQEIKRAVAESFEKHSRPMEDVLQKVFDQVRGEIGELDTIAKLGTYLKAIQEADERFTGRAIKNITDAVKVRAMDFELPDEWMEEPELFLSKAYDEKKAMISELRRPITVEMVVQEINRYADSEFRYADKSDEVAIENAVREMGRMEEAKRRYLEGKG